A window of the Haloquadratum walsbyi C23 genome harbors these coding sequences:
- a CDS encoding DUF5778 family protein has protein sequence MTDSVDKDLYQRTMALIEPGDIDLVGTVVHTDLTGEEDLEMQELTVSINECLASHIGKGETYIYAGNDSSEFASNQFQGLTIDDESFVWECQQLLRKGTFDLVFYYEAGPTQAAIADDLESIEYIKNVTTVP, from the coding sequence ATGACCGATTCTGTCGATAAAGATCTCTATCAACGGACAATGGCTCTTATCGAGCCTGGAGATATCGATCTTGTTGGGACAGTTGTACACACAGATCTCACTGGCGAAGAGGATCTTGAGATGCAGGAGCTCACTGTAAGTATTAATGAGTGTCTTGCAAGTCATATCGGAAAGGGAGAAACATATATCTATGCTGGGAATGACTCCTCAGAGTTTGCATCGAATCAATTTCAAGGACTGACTATTGATGATGAGTCATTTGTGTGGGAATGTCAACAGCTCCTTCGCAAGGGAACATTTGATCTTGTGTTTTATTATGAAGCCGGACCGACACAAGCGGCTATCGCAGACGATCTTGAGTCGATTGAATATATAAAAAATGTCACAACAGTTCCATAG
- a CDS encoding undecaprenyl diphosphate synthase family protein — translation MGIYDWYLVLRHRFHDAKPPAHVAVVITERDLLEQGAYQTLSQFLNWAFEYGATRVTISVSVLDEAVVPTLAREFRDLTTPRSIVVRQPSNTEPADAPIQVNIGLGGKREFAAAVRQIAEAVDEGSIDPDTVDADTIEDRLVFADEPDLVIKTGAERLSDFLIWQSVYSELYFTDVNWRDFRRRDYVRAVIDYQNRQRRFGQ, via the coding sequence GTGGGCATTTACGATTGGTATCTCGTATTACGTCATCGATTTCATGACGCAAAGCCACCAGCACATGTGGCTGTGGTCATCACTGAACGAGATTTACTTGAACAGGGCGCATATCAGACGCTCTCGCAATTTCTTAATTGGGCATTCGAATATGGTGCAACACGAGTAACAATTTCAGTGAGTGTGTTAGATGAGGCAGTAGTCCCAACGCTTGCCCGTGAATTTCGCGATCTCACCACCCCACGATCGATTGTTGTCCGCCAGCCTAGTAATACTGAACCAGCGGATGCACCGATACAAGTCAACATTGGATTGGGTGGGAAGCGTGAATTTGCAGCAGCCGTCCGCCAGATTGCTGAAGCAGTTGATGAAGGATCGATTGACCCAGATACAGTTGATGCTGATACAATTGAAGATCGACTTGTTTTTGCTGATGAACCGGATTTAGTCATCAAAACGGGAGCTGAACGGCTTTCTGATTTCCTTATTTGGCAATCGGTCTATTCGGAATTGTATTTTACGGATGTAAATTGGCGGGATTTCCGCCGCCGAGATTACGTCCGCGCAGTGATTGATTACCAGAATCGTCAGCGACGGTTTGGACAATGA
- the uppS gene encoding polyprenyl diphosphate synthase, with protein MFRRVRGVIQRAYGRALQRQITEGPTHVAIIQDGNRRYAREQGNDAHEGHREGAQTTERVLEWCEELGIEELTLYAFSTENFTRPDAELQPLFDLIESKLYEFADAERTHENSVRIGAIGDIDRLPQRVQSAVEYAESQTAAYDDFRLNIALAYGGRSELLRAARSVAHDVDAGELDPSTVDAETVECRLSRHTTRDVDLIVRTGGDERTSNFLPWHANGNEAAVYFCAPYWPEFSKIDFLRGLRTYESREESWRQSRTKRAVALVRAVAKTEIEDARQVAGRLREQLSPTGAREVSAELSRQHDSPTDSVDSAD; from the coding sequence ATGTTTCGGCGTGTCCGTGGTGTTATACAGCGCGCCTATGGGCGAGCGCTCCAACGTCAAATCACAGAAGGACCGACGCACGTTGCCATTATCCAAGATGGGAATCGTCGCTATGCTAGAGAACAGGGTAACGATGCACATGAGGGGCATCGCGAAGGTGCACAGACAACAGAACGTGTTCTTGAGTGGTGTGAAGAACTTGGAATCGAAGAATTGACTCTGTATGCATTTTCAACAGAAAATTTCACTCGCCCAGATGCGGAACTACAGCCACTTTTTGATCTCATTGAGTCGAAACTATACGAGTTTGCTGACGCCGAACGGACACACGAAAACTCCGTCCGAATTGGTGCGATTGGTGATATTGATCGACTTCCACAGCGGGTCCAAAGCGCTGTTGAGTACGCTGAATCACAGACTGCTGCATACGATGACTTTCGGCTTAATATTGCGTTGGCGTATGGTGGTCGATCTGAACTCCTCCGTGCTGCTCGTAGTGTTGCACACGATGTCGATGCTGGTGAACTTGATCCATCCACAGTTGATGCTGAGACGGTTGAGTGTCGGCTCTCAAGACATACAACCCGTGACGTTGATTTGATTGTTCGAACAGGTGGTGATGAACGAACATCGAACTTCCTTCCGTGGCATGCAAATGGAAACGAGGCAGCTGTGTACTTCTGTGCGCCATACTGGCCGGAATTCTCAAAAATAGACTTCCTGCGGGGTCTTCGTACATATGAGTCACGAGAGGAATCATGGCGTCAATCACGCACCAAGCGTGCTGTTGCACTCGTCAGGGCTGTTGCTAAAACTGAGATTGAGGATGCACGGCAAGTTGCGGGTCGACTCCGAGAGCAACTTTCCCCAACAGGTGCTCGAGAAGTATCTGCTGAGCTCTCCCGACAACACGACTCACCAACTGACTCGGTTGATAGTGCCGACTGA
- the ahbB gene encoding siroheme decarboxylase subunit beta: MTKTQGNNSTSTTGNGETSNETDSDTLSTVDRAVINAFQGGFPVVNRPFESAATALKDRGVDITPEELLNRIRTLNHNDVLSRFGALVNAEEIGGTATLVAMHAPKNRFDSVVEAVNDHREVAHNYEREHPHLNMWFVVSVADADRVETVLNEIEQETGQETYNMPKQQEFRVEAKFLLDGPIADGDIDCSDIGPTPEPINRQTLTPPERDLIVEIQGGLPISETPYHDVADAIEADPSWVIETIARFNLEGKIRRVGVVPNHYSLGYTENGMTVWDVPDAQVETIGPAVASLPFVTHCYHRPRHEDVWSYNFFAMTHGRSVEESERRIQMIYEIMNEHWDVADDDWDSLFSTQILKKTGIRLDERATANTVS; encoded by the coding sequence ATGACAAAGACACAGGGGAATAACTCCACCAGCACCACTGGAAATGGCGAAACGAGTAATGAGACCGATAGTGATACCTTATCAACAGTCGATCGTGCTGTGATTAATGCATTTCAAGGTGGATTTCCAGTCGTCAATCGACCGTTTGAATCGGCTGCAACCGCATTAAAAGATCGTGGTGTCGATATCACACCAGAGGAACTTTTGAATCGGATCCGGACGCTGAATCATAATGATGTCCTAAGCCGTTTTGGTGCGCTGGTGAATGCAGAAGAAATCGGAGGAACAGCAACATTGGTTGCAATGCATGCCCCTAAGAATCGGTTTGATTCGGTTGTTGAGGCAGTGAATGACCACCGTGAAGTCGCGCATAATTACGAACGTGAACATCCACATCTTAATATGTGGTTTGTTGTTAGCGTCGCGGATGCTGATCGAGTTGAGACAGTTCTCAACGAGATTGAACAAGAAACGGGACAGGAGACATATAATATGCCGAAACAGCAAGAATTCCGTGTCGAGGCAAAGTTCCTTCTTGATGGTCCGATTGCAGATGGTGATATCGATTGCTCAGACATTGGTCCAACGCCGGAACCAATAAATCGACAAACGCTAACACCCCCAGAGCGTGATCTAATCGTTGAAATTCAGGGAGGATTACCGATCAGTGAAACACCGTATCATGATGTTGCTGACGCGATTGAGGCGGACCCATCATGGGTAATTGAGACAATTGCTCGATTTAATCTCGAAGGCAAAATTCGACGAGTCGGCGTCGTTCCGAATCATTACTCACTTGGATACACTGAAAATGGGATGACAGTCTGGGATGTTCCTGATGCTCAAGTTGAAACGATTGGTCCGGCAGTTGCCTCACTTCCGTTTGTGACACATTGTTATCATCGACCACGACATGAGGATGTCTGGTCGTATAATTTCTTTGCGATGACGCATGGTCGCTCGGTTGAGGAAAGTGAGAGGCGAATCCAAATGATCTATGAAATAATGAATGAGCATTGGGACGTTGCTGATGATGATTGGGATTCACTCTTCTCAACGCAGATTTTGAAGAAAACGGGTATTCGACTTGATGAGCGCGCAACTGCGAATACAGTCTCATAG
- a CDS encoding 4a-hydroxytetrahydrobiopterin dehydratase: MSGLLSDEEIETALPSEWEHDNDEIVRIYDFDAYLPGVEFVSTVGEIAEDAFHHPEIILRYAEVEVRLTTHDAGGITKNDTDLAARFDEAY; encoded by the coding sequence ATGAGCGGATTACTATCTGATGAGGAAATTGAGACCGCTTTACCGTCAGAGTGGGAGCACGATAATGATGAGATTGTTCGAATATATGATTTTGATGCGTATCTTCCTGGTGTTGAATTTGTATCAACGGTTGGTGAGATCGCTGAGGATGCGTTTCATCATCCAGAGATTATTCTTCGATACGCTGAGGTTGAGGTTCGTTTAACAACACATGATGCCGGTGGTATTACTAAAAACGATACGGATCTTGCAGCACGGTTCGATGAGGCGTATTAA
- the hemA gene encoding glutamyl-tRNA reductase — MNTGVICGVRVSHNRASVEEIELAGERDSRTIMETLLTRDGITESFAIQTCNRSEAYVVADGAVAGRRALASFAPDVRDGAVVDMSHEESLRHLLRVATGLESLVLGEDQILGQFKRAIEVARGIGALGPMLEAGVTKAIHVGERARSETSINEGAVSIGSAAVRLAGQSVGLNGRKALVIGAGEMGSLVAESLASTNISEVVIANRTIENAESIAETINSPAYAVSLDSLTEVITEASIIMTATGYGKYLIEPTDIDGAGETFIIDLAQPRNVHPATADIENAIVQDIDALESITKETEASRQAAAREVDAMIDEEFDRLLESYKRQRADEAISEMYEAAEHVKRREVETALEKLEKQGTLTDNQRETVSSMADTLINQLLAAPTKSLRDAAAEDDWTTIQTAMTLFDPNFGGDTPQPDRPDDIPRAAERGDISGDDLPDEVPNHIAEKVSDG; from the coding sequence ATGAATACAGGGGTTATCTGTGGCGTACGAGTTTCCCACAATCGTGCAAGCGTTGAAGAGATTGAATTGGCAGGTGAACGGGATAGTCGAACAATCATGGAGACTCTTCTCACGCGTGATGGAATCACCGAATCATTCGCTATTCAAACATGTAATCGATCAGAAGCTTATGTTGTTGCCGATGGCGCAGTTGCAGGTCGACGCGCACTCGCGAGTTTCGCACCCGATGTGCGCGATGGTGCTGTTGTTGACATGTCTCATGAAGAGAGTCTTCGGCACTTACTCCGGGTAGCAACTGGACTTGAGTCGCTTGTCTTGGGTGAGGATCAGATTCTTGGTCAATTCAAACGTGCCATTGAGGTAGCTCGTGGAATTGGCGCACTGGGTCCTATGCTGGAGGCTGGCGTAACAAAGGCTATTCATGTTGGTGAGCGAGCACGAAGTGAAACTTCAATTAATGAGGGTGCGGTCTCAATCGGATCTGCAGCCGTTCGACTTGCTGGGCAATCAGTTGGACTCAATGGTCGAAAAGCACTCGTCATTGGTGCTGGTGAGATGGGCTCATTGGTTGCTGAGTCACTTGCATCGACGAACATCTCTGAGGTTGTTATTGCAAATCGAACCATCGAAAACGCTGAGTCTATTGCTGAAACGATTAACAGTCCAGCTTATGCGGTATCGCTTGATTCTCTTACAGAGGTAATCACTGAGGCGTCGATTATTATGACTGCAACAGGCTACGGAAAGTATCTTATTGAGCCCACAGACATCGATGGTGCTGGTGAGACGTTTATAATCGATCTCGCACAGCCACGAAACGTGCATCCAGCGACTGCCGATATTGAAAACGCTATTGTTCAAGATATCGATGCCCTCGAATCAATTACAAAGGAAACGGAGGCATCTCGACAGGCTGCTGCGCGAGAGGTTGATGCGATGATTGATGAGGAGTTTGACCGCCTCCTTGAATCATACAAGCGACAACGAGCTGATGAAGCGATCAGTGAAATGTATGAGGCTGCAGAACATGTCAAGCGACGCGAAGTTGAAACAGCGCTTGAAAAACTGGAGAAACAGGGTACATTAACGGATAATCAGCGTGAAACAGTCTCATCAATGGCAGATACATTGATCAATCAGTTACTTGCCGCACCGACAAAGAGTCTCCGAGATGCGGCTGCTGAGGATGATTGGACAACGATTCAAACCGCAATGACGCTCTTTGACCCCAACTTTGGCGGCGATACACCACAGCCTGACCGCCCTGATGATATTCCACGGGCAGCTGAGCGGGGTGATATTTCCGGTGATGATCTTCCTGATGAGGTGCCGAATCATATCGCAGAAAAGGTCTCCGATGGGTGA
- a CDS encoding precorrin-2 dehydrogenase/sirohydrochlorin ferrochelatase family protein: MIPLYHDFTEEKVMIFGGGPVGARKARRFSSEAHVIVISPTFSKDSFGTASLVRAAPSPSDVHEWVTRADPTLIIAATGNDELNNSIADIAHDNELLLNRADRSKANSKENRALSTAYEVMTPATVEDGPIQVAVSTGGRSPALAKYLREQIETDIESAGAMATLTADLRAELRGRECSPSERRDAIRSVVRDPDVWKGLRTGENNARQEATRVIRNTMGGER; the protein is encoded by the coding sequence ATGATCCCATTATACCACGACTTTACTGAGGAAAAAGTCATGATCTTTGGTGGCGGTCCTGTCGGTGCACGGAAGGCACGCCGATTTAGCTCTGAAGCGCACGTTATAGTCATCAGCCCGACATTTTCTAAAGATAGCTTTGGTACTGCAAGCCTAGTTCGTGCGGCACCATCACCATCGGATGTCCATGAATGGGTTACACGAGCGGATCCAACACTGATTATCGCTGCGACAGGCAATGATGAACTCAATAATAGTATTGCAGATATTGCACACGATAATGAGCTCCTTCTCAACCGTGCCGACCGGTCAAAAGCGAATTCAAAGGAGAATCGCGCATTGTCAACAGCGTATGAGGTTATGACTCCGGCAACTGTTGAAGACGGTCCTATTCAGGTTGCTGTTTCGACCGGTGGTCGAAGTCCGGCGCTCGCAAAGTATCTTCGAGAACAGATAGAGACTGATATTGAATCCGCGGGTGCAATGGCAACCCTCACTGCCGATCTTCGTGCCGAACTTCGCGGACGTGAGTGTAGTCCATCGGAACGCCGTGATGCGATTCGCTCGGTCGTCCGCGATCCAGACGTTTGGAAGGGTTTACGTACGGGGGAAAATAACGCACGACAAGAGGCAACGCGCGTGATACGCAATACAATGGGAGGTGAGCGATGA